The following DNA comes from Spirulina major PCC 6313.
CTTTGCGAACCGAGTTAAGTGACTGCTTGAAGAACAAGGGGGCATCAATCTTGAATCCCTCAGAACAGGTCAGAAACGTCTTAAGTCCAAAATCAAAACCAGCAATGTTACCTGTCTCGGTTTTGACTTGGGGTTCTGACAGGGTATCTACCGTGACAATCATGAACAGTTCTCCCAAGGGAGTTCGTTTAATCGTCACGGTCTTGACCTTGCCCTCAATGGGGCGAGAGTGCCAATATTGATAGACTTTGTTCCCAATCCTGACCCGGTTGCCACCGAGGAATTTGTACCCAGCTTGCTTGAGGGTGAAGGATTTGTACTTTCGGGTCTTCTTAAAGTTTGGCAGGCGAACGCCTTTTTTGTTGTGTTTGAAGAACAGTTGATACGCTTTCTCAATTCGTTGGCAGATATCCTGTACGGCTTGAGAACCCACCTGCAACCACCAGGGGTTCCGTTTCCGAAGCTTGGCGATGTGTTTTTGCAGTCGGGCGCAGTTCAAGTGCTTGCCCCACATTCGGTAGTACCGTTTGTGGAGGGCAACACAATGGTTGTAGATACGCCCTGCGGCATTGATGGTCCGCTTGAGGTATCTATTCCGCTTATGCTGGTAGAGCTTGAACTTGAGCGTTTTCATGGTTGCTATGATACCTCGGTATCACGGCTGAATAAATTCAGCCCTTCGCTTATATCCCCCGTTTGGAAAACGGGGGCTTTACGCTTTACATTCGTAATACTGGGGTTAATCCAAGGTTAATGATTAACCAATAAGATGGGAAAAACCGGGGAAAAGGTGTGGAAAACGGCGATCGCTTGGGGAAAAGTCGTCCGCATGCGGGGGATGAATCGTGAAGTTGAGGCGGAATGAGCCGCCACGCCCTCGCCTAACGTTGAGCTAGATTGGGCAGAATCCCTCAGACTTAGATCATGGGCGGAGGGCCAATTCAGATTATGTTAAAAAGAGTGATCCGAATGTAGCTTAATTGAATGCCCTGCTAATGTTGCAATTCCCGCTGCAATGGTTGAGGGATCTGATTCGTGCCATGTTTAATGCCGAATCCCCGACCCCCCATCCCACTGAAATCACCCCCCTGACCAATGATGGGTATGAATCCCTGTTCTACCAAATGTTAGAGGGGGTGGCGCAGGGGTGGCAGTGTGATGATCTGGTGAATCGCTTGGGGATTCGTCAACATGATCCCTGGTTTGTGTCGTGGCTCCATCGCTACGGCAAGAGTTTGCTGCGTCAATCACCCCAGTATCTCAACCGGGAGATGGCTCTGCGGATGGTGCGGTTGGGGAATTTGGGCTGTGGAGAGTTGGGGGATGTGTCGGCAGGGTTGGGACGACGCTTGTTGAATATGAGCGATCGCGCTGCCCTCAACGCCCCGCAAGCCACGAAGCCCGCCACGGTGCTCACCTCTGATGATCCCCACGAACTGTTTAAATACGGCCTCGAACTCTACACCACCGGCGAACTCGATGGGGCGATTTCCCTCTGGCGCACGGCGTTAGAGCAGCGACCGAAGTTTGAGCAGGCGGAAAATGCCTGCGGAGTCGCGCTGTATTATCAGGGACAACGGGCCGAGGCCCTGGCGCAGTTTGAACAACTCCTCAGCCACCATCCCGATTCTGATTTAGGGCATTTTAACCAGGGTAATTTGTTGCTGGGGTTGGGGCGATTTAGGGAGGCGATCGCTCATTTCACCCATGGTATTGAGCAGGGGCAAGATCTCAGTTACTATGCCTATCTGGGGCGCGGCCATGCTTACCATCGCCTGGGGGATCATGCCCTGGCCTGGCGGGATTATGAGGCGGCGATCGCTCTCCGGCCGGATTGGCCCTGGGGCTATACTGGCCGGGGGATGGTGACTCTGGCCTGGGGAGATGGAGAGGCCGCGATCGCCGACTTTAGCCAAGCCCTGCACCATGACCCCAATGATTACTACGCCTACCACGGTCGGGGTCTGGCTTGGCAAGCCTTGGGGCGACACCAAGCCGCCGTCGAGGACTTCACCCAAGTCATCCTCCTCGCACCCAACCTGCATCAAGCCTATTACAATCGCGGCAACAGCCACGCCGATTTAAGCCACTATGGCAAAGCGATCGCCGACTACAAAGAAGCCCTCGCCCTCCAACCCCAATCCGTCTTCGCCCTCAACGGTCGCGGCCTGGCCTTGAGCAAAATCGGACAAACTGAGGCCGCCCTCGCTGACTTCACCACGGCTCTGGCGCTAGATTCTGACTGTTGGCAAGCCTGGGTTAATCGTGGCTGGACACTCTACAACGCCCCCGACCAGGGCCCCACCGCCGCCCTGCAAAATTGGGAAACCGCCATCAATGAACTGCAACACCTCAGCCACGATCGCGCCCTGGCCCTCGGAACCCTAGCCCATGCCATTGGCCAAGTGTTTGGACAGGTGGCCCAAACGCAACCGAAGCAGGCGCGACCGCTGCTAGAACGTGCGATCGCTGCCCTCCGCCGCAGCCTCGACTTTCTCCAAGATCAGCCCAACCTTGAAGCCTACTACCTAGAGGTGATGACGGATCTGATTGTCACCTATCAGCGCACCGGCAGCATCCTCAACACCAAAAATCACCTCAACATTGCCCTGCTGATCATCAATCAACTGCAACTCAACGCCATCAACGTCAGCCAAAAACGGCGCTGGTTGCATCAATTGCGGGGGATCTATCAACTCAAAGTTGAGCAACTGTCCCAAGCCATCGACCCCAAACAGCGGCTCCAAGCGATCGAACTGGCCGAAGAACGGCGCAACGCACTGCTCCAGAGTCAACTCAATCCCGACTGGGACGGTCAGATCCTGCCGCCCCCCACCTATAGCCAGATGCAACAGTTGCTCACCGAAGAAACCGGGCTGCTCTATTGGCACATTAGTCCCGCCAGCATTACCCTGTTTGTCGTGCTCCATCGACAGCCTTTACAGGTGATCCCAGGCAACTACGACCAACTAAACCAGTTTCGGGATTGGTGGCAGCAGTGGTCGAGCTTGGAATTTGTCAGTGAGCAGCACAGCCAACAGCCCGAAGATGATCAGCATTGGCGCAATCAACTCTTGCCGCGCTTGGCGGAACTCGGTGAGATTTTGCAGTTGGCCCAGGTGTGGGAACGGTTGCCGGAAGACCTGACCCATTTAATCATCGTGCCCCATCAGAAATTGCATCTCGTTCCCCTCCATTTGGCGATTAATCATCCCCAGTTTGATCATCTTGCCTATGTGGTGACCTATCTGCCGTCGGTACAGATGGGGTTAACCCTGCTACAACACCAGCACGAGCGCCCGTTGCCGGCCTTGCGATCGCTCCTCACCATTGCCGGATCGGCCGGGGTTTCTCCCCATGCCGCCGCCGAAGTTGCGATCGTGGCTCAGTTTTTTGAGCATGACTCGATCGACCCAGGCCAAGCCACGCCCGCCCAGGTACAGTCTGCCTTGGCTACAGCGGTGGAACTGTGCCATTTTGCGGGGGATGCTTGGTGGGATGGTACATGGGGCGAAACCTCAGGCTTGCAGTTGGCGCAGGATCGCCAGGTTGCGATCGCTCAACTCAAACACCTCGACGCACCCACGCCCCCCTTCGTCTGTCTGTCGGGCCACTGGCTCCAGTTGGGGCCAGATTTTCACCTTGACCTCGAAGGCTTAGGGTTCCCAACGGTCTTTCTCCACAAAGGGTCTAGCCATGTGGTGGTGAGTCTCTGGCCCGTGGCGGAAATATCCACGGCGTTACTCATGGGGTATATGTATGCACTGTTAAAGGACAACATCACGCCTGCGATCGCCCTCCATCAGTCCCAAAACTGGCTGCAAACCTTAACCTATCAAGACCTGCTGCACCACTACGAGACCCTCCTCAAGCACCTGACCCACGCCGCCCCCCCCGGCCTTGACCACCTCAAAATCGCCCAGAACCTCGCCCAAGCCAAAGCCGAACGCCTCGGCCCAACGGTCTGCCCCTACGCCCATCCCTACTATTGGGCGGGTTTCACGATCACGGGCCTGCCCTACGGCCTCCATACCCCCTAGTCCCTTCGCCCTCGGTGGAGAAACCTTGGGCATTCCCCCATCCCGACTTCATCTAAAAAAGTATTAAAGACAGCAACACCTCCGGCAACTCACCCCATACACTGGGGAGTTAATCCCTATTTATGCTGTGTTGAGAGGCCGCTTTACCGTGAAATTAGCCACCCGCATCAATCAAGTTCCTGCATCGATGACATTAGCCATTTCCGCCAAGTCCAAGGCGATGAAAGAGGACGGCATTGATGTGTGTAGCTTTAGTGCGGGGGAACCGGATTTTGATACCCCCGACCACATTAAAGCAGCGGCGAAAGCGGCCCTCGATGCGGGTAAAACGCGCTACGGCCCGGCGGCGGGGGAACCGAAATTACGAGCAGCGATCGCCCACAAACTCCAAACCCATAACCAACTCCCCTACGAAGCCGCCAATGTGATCGTCACCAACGGCGGCAAGTTTTCCCTCTATAACCTGATGATGACCCTGATTGAACCGGGGGATGAGGTGATTATTCCCGTGCCCTATTGGGTGAGTTATCCGGAAATGGTGAAGCTTGCCGGCGGTACGCCGATTTTAGTCGAAACCACGGCGGCATCGGGCTACCGGATTACCCCGGAGCAGTTGCAGGCGGCGATTACCCCCCAGACGAAACTGTTTGTTCTCAATTCGCCCTCGAACCCCACCGGCTCAGTGTATCCGCCAGCGGAGATCCGGGCGTTGGCGGATGTGGTGGTGGCGGCGGATATTCTCGTTGTGTCCGATGAGATTTATGAAAAGATTCTCTACGATGGGGCGGAGCATTTGAGTATTGGAGCGGTGAGTCCGGCGGCGTTTGAGCGGACGATTATTAGTAATGGGTTTGCGAAGGCCTACGCGATGACGGGCTGGCGGTTGGGCTATGCGGCGGGGCCGTTGCCGTTGATTCAAGGGATGAATAAGATGCAGGGCCACAGCACGTCCAATGTCTGCACGTTTGCGCAGTTTGGGGCGATCGCTGCCCTCGAAGGCACTCAGGAGCCGTTGGAGATTATGCGGGCGGCGTTTACGGAACGGCGGGCCTATGTGTTGGATGCGATCGCCGCGATTCCGGGCATTTCCTGCACCCGGCCCGATGGGGCGTTTTATGTCTATCTTGACATCGCTAAACTCGGTGTCCCGGCCCTGGAATTTTGCGATCGCTTCTTAGACGAGCATTTTGTTGCCTCCGTCCCCGGTGAAGCCTTTGGTACCCAAGGCTGCGTCCGGTTCTCCTATGCCACCAGCCTAGACTCCATCAAAAAAGGCATGGATCGCCTCCAAACCTTCGTGGCTAAACTCGCCTAACCCAATCCCAGAACCAACCCAGGTTTAGGGGGAAGCGATGTCATTGCGTTCGGCAATCACGGCGCGGGGGACGCGGACGAGTTGGTACGCGCCCTCTTGGTCGAGGGTTTGATAGTCCTGGGGCTTGAGGTAGAGTTCGTCGATGATCACCGGGTTGGCGAGAATGAGGATAGAGGTGGCATCGTCTGGGGGATTGTCGCGGGTGCGTTTGACGTAGGTGGCGGCGTGGGGAGCGTGGGAAAAGTAGTGAATGGGGGTTTGGGCGTAGAAGGAGACGCTGGGTTTGCGAAAGCCAATCATGAAGAGTTCTTCGGTGGGTTGTTTTTCGTGACCGGCGAGGATGGCCAGGTGGCGGAGGGGGGCCTGTCGTTCCTGATCGACGAGGATAAGGGTGGGAATCATCGTGAAGCTGAGGAAGCAGAAAAAGCCGATCACCTGGGCCACAATCACCCAACGCCAGGTTTTGCGATGGAGGAGCAAGAACGCGATCGCAATTCCCAAGGCGATCCAAATACTGCCGCCGATTTCCGGAATCAGGGATTGGTCTAAGGTCTGGGAAAAGTTGGGGGCGGCGGTATCGGGGCCGAGGAGGCTGGGGAAAATCCACCAAAAGACCCCGGTGGCGATCGCAAATATCGCACTGAACACCCCCGTGATTAAGATTCCTGCCGTATGGCGCGGTTGATGGGCCATGGAGGGCAACTTGTTCAGGGACAGTTCATAACTCCAGAGTTGCGCCACGAGGATCGCCGCCGCTGGCAGCAGGGGCAAGGTGTAGCTGGGGAGTTTGGTGACAGCCACGGTAAAAAAGCCAAAGATCACAATCACCCAAATCACCGCTAACAAACCCAGTTGAGCTTGGCGGGGTTGAGCGCACCAAAAGCGGCGTTGCCAGAGGTTGAGGCGAGCGATCGCCAAAGGCAGGGAAACCGACCAGGGCAAAAACCCCACCAGCACCACGAGGAAATAGAAATACCACGGCGCTGAATGTTGATTCACCACACGGGTAAAGCGATCGAGGTTGTGATAGCCAAAAAAGTCATTGATATAGGATTCTCCATTGGCTTGGATCACCAGCACATACCAAGGAATCGTGATCACCGCAAAAATCAGCAGCCCGCTCCAAACCTTGGCCTCCTGCCACACTGTGAACAAATTGCCCGTGTAGAACAGAAAAACCAGGATCACCAGGCCCGGAATGACAATGCCGACGGGGCCTTTCGTGAGCACCGCCAGCGCCATCGCCCCATAGCAGCCTAAATACCACCGACTCGGCCAAAAGCCACGCCGCACCTGACCTTCATGCCTCACATAGCCCCAAAAAAAGCACAGCAGCGACACCCCGATACAGGCATTAAGGAGCATATCCGACACCCCCGTGCGGCCCCAGGCGAACATTTGCACATTGAGGGCCAGCATCGCCGCCCCTAACCAGGCCGCGATCCACCGTTGCCGCAGGCTGCGACGGCTGTCGGCTTGATCCACCTGGCCAGCGCGGGGCGTGGCGTAGCCGAAACGATACAGCGTCAAAAAAAGACCGAGGACGAGGGCGATCGCAGCCAGAGCCGACGGCAAACGCACCGTCCATTCATTCACCCCAAAGGCCAGATACCCCAACGCCATTAACCAATACACCAGGGGCGGCTTATCAAACCGCGTCACCCCATTAAAATACGGTGTCACCCAGTCCCCCGTGACCGTCATTTGGCGCGAGGCTTCGGCAAACAGAGGCTCCGTCTCATCCACGAGTCCAACACTACCTAACCCCCACAGAAACGCCATCACACAAATCAGGCTGAGGGTGATAATCGAAAACCAAGCAGCTTGGCGAGGTCGCTGCTCAAAGGTCTGCCACCACTGCCACAGTCCAGATTTTTCACTGCCGTTCATCAAAAACTCCTTGTGGAAACCCCCACCTCGCACCGCAGGTGGGGGAGGAAACAAGCGTCAGGCAGCGGGGTTAAATGCCCCACTGACTGACAATCTCTGCGGGCAACTGACCAAAATACCCGTGGCGCGATAGAGTAGCTCAACCTTGGCAGCACTAAACTGCCCAATACGCTTCCAAGTGAACTCAGAAACAGAAACTTGCCGAGTTGTATCCCCACTCACATAGCCCACCGAGACACGACCTGCCATCTCAGCCCGCACTAGATCCCCCTTCCGGAATCCATGGCGGGTTACTGTGCCCCCATATTTGCGGCGTAGACCCTTCTGACGGGGAACCATGAGGTGCAGTTGCCTGCGACTGATGGGTGGCCGTTTAATCACCACAAATGGGGC
Coding sequences within:
- a CDS encoding RNA-guided endonuclease InsQ/TnpB family protein gives rise to the protein MKTLKFKLYQHKRNRYLKRTINAAGRIYNHCVALHKRYYRMWGKHLNCARLQKHIAKLRKRNPWWLQVGSQAVQDICQRIEKAYQLFFKHNKKGVRLPNFKKTRKYKSFTLKQAGYKFLGGNRVRIGNKVYQYWHSRPIEGKVKTVTIKRTPLGELFMIVTVDTLSEPQVKTETGNIAGFDFGLKTFLTCSEGFKIDAPLFFKQSLNSVRKASRELSRKQKGSANRERARLNLARKHEDIAHRRRDWFWKLAHQLTNQFDGLCFETLNLKAMQRLWGRKVSDLAFREFLQILEWVATKKGKRVVYVDRWFPSSKTCSSCGHILEHLDLETRHWRCPSCSAENDRDENAAMNIKVAGASAIGLGDVRQALPAIAV
- a CDS encoding CHAT domain-containing protein, producing MFNAESPTPHPTEITPLTNDGYESLFYQMLEGVAQGWQCDDLVNRLGIRQHDPWFVSWLHRYGKSLLRQSPQYLNREMALRMVRLGNLGCGELGDVSAGLGRRLLNMSDRAALNAPQATKPATVLTSDDPHELFKYGLELYTTGELDGAISLWRTALEQRPKFEQAENACGVALYYQGQRAEALAQFEQLLSHHPDSDLGHFNQGNLLLGLGRFREAIAHFTHGIEQGQDLSYYAYLGRGHAYHRLGDHALAWRDYEAAIALRPDWPWGYTGRGMVTLAWGDGEAAIADFSQALHHDPNDYYAYHGRGLAWQALGRHQAAVEDFTQVILLAPNLHQAYYNRGNSHADLSHYGKAIADYKEALALQPQSVFALNGRGLALSKIGQTEAALADFTTALALDSDCWQAWVNRGWTLYNAPDQGPTAALQNWETAINELQHLSHDRALALGTLAHAIGQVFGQVAQTQPKQARPLLERAIAALRRSLDFLQDQPNLEAYYLEVMTDLIVTYQRTGSILNTKNHLNIALLIINQLQLNAINVSQKRRWLHQLRGIYQLKVEQLSQAIDPKQRLQAIELAEERRNALLQSQLNPDWDGQILPPPTYSQMQQLLTEETGLLYWHISPASITLFVVLHRQPLQVIPGNYDQLNQFRDWWQQWSSLEFVSEQHSQQPEDDQHWRNQLLPRLAELGEILQLAQVWERLPEDLTHLIIVPHQKLHLVPLHLAINHPQFDHLAYVVTYLPSVQMGLTLLQHQHERPLPALRSLLTIAGSAGVSPHAAAEVAIVAQFFEHDSIDPGQATPAQVQSALATAVELCHFAGDAWWDGTWGETSGLQLAQDRQVAIAQLKHLDAPTPPFVCLSGHWLQLGPDFHLDLEGLGFPTVFLHKGSSHVVVSLWPVAEISTALLMGYMYALLKDNITPAIALHQSQNWLQTLTYQDLLHHYETLLKHLTHAAPPGLDHLKIAQNLAQAKAERLGPTVCPYAHPYYWAGFTITGLPYGLHTP
- a CDS encoding pyridoxal phosphate-dependent aminotransferase, whose amino-acid sequence is MKLATRINQVPASMTLAISAKSKAMKEDGIDVCSFSAGEPDFDTPDHIKAAAKAALDAGKTRYGPAAGEPKLRAAIAHKLQTHNQLPYEAANVIVTNGGKFSLYNLMMTLIEPGDEVIIPVPYWVSYPEMVKLAGGTPILVETTAASGYRITPEQLQAAITPQTKLFVLNSPSNPTGSVYPPAEIRALADVVVAADILVVSDEIYEKILYDGAEHLSIGAVSPAAFERTIISNGFAKAYAMTGWRLGYAAGPLPLIQGMNKMQGHSTSNVCTFAQFGAIAALEGTQEPLEIMRAAFTERRAYVLDAIAAIPGISCTRPDGAFYVYLDIAKLGVPALEFCDRFLDEHFVASVPGEAFGTQGCVRFSYATSLDSIKKGMDRLQTFVAKLA
- a CDS encoding ArnT family glycosyltransferase — protein: MNGSEKSGLWQWWQTFEQRPRQAAWFSIITLSLICVMAFLWGLGSVGLVDETEPLFAEASRQMTVTGDWVTPYFNGVTRFDKPPLVYWLMALGYLAFGVNEWTVRLPSALAAIALVLGLFLTLYRFGYATPRAGQVDQADSRRSLRQRWIAAWLGAAMLALNVQMFAWGRTGVSDMLLNACIGVSLLCFFWGYVRHEGQVRRGFWPSRWYLGCYGAMALAVLTKGPVGIVIPGLVILVFLFYTGNLFTVWQEAKVWSGLLIFAVITIPWYVLVIQANGESYINDFFGYHNLDRFTRVVNQHSAPWYFYFLVVLVGFLPWSVSLPLAIARLNLWQRRFWCAQPRQAQLGLLAVIWVIVIFGFFTVAVTKLPSYTLPLLPAAAILVAQLWSYELSLNKLPSMAHQPRHTAGILITGVFSAIFAIATGVFWWIFPSLLGPDTAAPNFSQTLDQSLIPEIGGSIWIALGIAIAFLLLHRKTWRWVIVAQVIGFFCFLSFTMIPTLILVDQERQAPLRHLAILAGHEKQPTEELFMIGFRKPSVSFYAQTPIHYFSHAPHAATYVKRTRDNPPDDATSILILANPVIIDELYLKPQDYQTLDQEGAYQLVRVPRAVIAERNDIASP